One window from the genome of Jiangella alba encodes:
- a CDS encoding uridine kinase family protein: MHRVVLLAGPSGSGKSRLARESGLPVLNLDHFYRDGDDPGMPRHPELGIVDWDDPRAWDAERAVDTLVQISRTGSAQIPVYDIAHDRTVGAEPFTVGTAPVFVAEGLFAADIVEACRSRGILADAIVLRRKPWKNFVRRLARDLAERRKPPLTLLRRGRELMRTERAIVERQRSLGARPADAQQVRDALRGAAGAPSGKP, translated from the coding sequence GTGCACCGTGTCGTCCTTCTCGCCGGCCCGTCGGGCAGCGGCAAGTCCCGGCTGGCCCGCGAGAGCGGCCTGCCGGTGCTGAACCTCGACCACTTCTACCGCGACGGCGACGACCCCGGCATGCCGCGCCACCCGGAGCTGGGCATCGTCGACTGGGACGATCCCCGCGCCTGGGACGCCGAGCGCGCCGTCGACACGCTGGTCCAGATCAGCCGCACCGGCAGCGCGCAGATCCCGGTCTACGACATCGCGCACGACCGCACCGTCGGCGCCGAGCCGTTCACCGTCGGCACGGCGCCGGTGTTCGTCGCCGAAGGGCTGTTCGCGGCCGACATCGTCGAGGCATGCCGGTCCCGGGGCATCCTGGCCGACGCCATCGTGCTGCGCCGCAAGCCGTGGAAGAACTTCGTGCGCCGGCTCGCCCGCGACCTCGCCGAGCGCCGCAAGCCGCCGCTGACGCTGCTGCGCCGCGGGCGCGAGCTGATGCGCACCGAGCGGGCGATCGTCGAACGGCAGCGCTCCCTCGGCGCCCGCCCGGCCGACGCACAGCAGGTCCGGGACGCGCTCAGGGGCGCCGCCGGTGCACCCTCCGGGAAGCCCTGA
- a CDS encoding dihydrofolate reductase family protein, translating into MTATYTFDVFSSLDGFGTATGDWTGYWGKQGPELLDHRLSLYDEEQRMVFGATTYRAFARMLAESTDGDEVRDPWVTRMRNLPATVVSSTLREPLDWPDATVAAGDAVDVVARLKEESAVPLRSHGSLSMNRALLAAGLVDRVQVTLFPVITGRSGTEPIFQGAADFDLELIETRTLDGRTQELVYRPSLH; encoded by the coding sequence ATGACCGCGACCTACACCTTCGACGTCTTCTCCAGCCTCGACGGCTTCGGCACCGCCACCGGCGATTGGACCGGCTACTGGGGCAAACAGGGCCCTGAGCTGCTCGACCACCGCCTCTCGCTGTACGACGAGGAGCAGCGCATGGTCTTCGGCGCCACCACCTATCGAGCGTTCGCGCGGATGCTGGCCGAGAGCACCGACGGCGACGAGGTCCGCGACCCCTGGGTCACCCGCATGCGGAACCTGCCCGCGACCGTCGTCTCGTCCACGCTGCGCGAACCGCTCGACTGGCCCGACGCGACCGTCGCGGCCGGTGACGCCGTCGACGTCGTCGCCCGGCTCAAGGAGGAGTCGGCGGTGCCGCTGCGCTCACACGGCAGCCTGTCGATGAACCGGGCGCTGCTGGCCGCGGGGCTGGTCGACCGCGTCCAGGTAACGCTCTTCCCGGTGATCACCGGGCGGTCCGGGACGGAGCCGATCTTCCAGGGCGCGGCCGACTTCGACCTCGAGCTGATCGAGACCCGCACCCTCGACGGCCGCACCCAGGAGCTCGTCTACCGGCCCAGCCTGCACTGA
- a CDS encoding dihydrofolate reductase family protein, which produces MKLTAIMQVTVDGVAQGNGGAHPDLDPGFVRGGWAMPHFDDEATAYVEQRCQSADAFLFGRRTYEFFASTWGTIDEMVNSPVGQAFQQRPKYVASTTLTDPGWTPATVVAGADAVRELKAAPGGELQVHGSIALVRGLLENDLVDELELLVFPVVVGEGTRLFPDDGPDHALDLAESRAFPKGVVVQTYRPAGRARYAPVAI; this is translated from the coding sequence ATGAAATTGACGGCGATCATGCAGGTCACGGTCGACGGCGTGGCGCAGGGCAACGGCGGGGCGCACCCCGATCTCGACCCCGGGTTCGTCCGCGGCGGCTGGGCCATGCCGCACTTCGACGACGAGGCGACGGCCTACGTCGAACAGCGCTGCCAGAGCGCCGACGCGTTCCTGTTCGGCCGGCGGACCTACGAGTTCTTCGCCAGCACCTGGGGCACGATCGACGAGATGGTGAACAGCCCTGTCGGCCAGGCCTTCCAGCAGCGACCCAAGTACGTGGCCTCGACCACGCTCACCGACCCGGGCTGGACGCCGGCCACCGTCGTCGCCGGAGCCGACGCCGTCCGCGAGCTGAAGGCCGCGCCGGGCGGCGAGCTGCAGGTGCACGGCAGCATCGCCCTGGTCCGCGGGCTGCTCGAGAACGACCTCGTCGACGAGCTGGAGCTGCTCGTCTTCCCGGTCGTCGTCGGCGAGGGCACCCGGTTGTTCCCCGACGACGGCCCGGACCACGCGCTCGATCTGGCCGAGTCGCGCGCCTTCCCGAAGGGCGTCGTCGTTCAGACCTACCGGCCGGCCGGACGGGCGCGGTACGCACCGGTGGCCATCTGA
- a CDS encoding metal-sensitive transcriptional regulator → MTETLDEGSAPHGYIHRKDDYLKRLTRIEGQARGLQRMVDEEKYCIDILTQVSAMTKALESVALGLLEEHLAHCVVEAARQGGAEADAKVKEASDAIARLVRS, encoded by the coding sequence ATGACCGAGACACTGGACGAGGGCTCCGCCCCCCATGGCTACATCCACCGCAAGGACGACTACCTCAAGCGGCTCACCCGCATCGAGGGTCAGGCGCGGGGGCTGCAGCGCATGGTGGACGAGGAGAAGTACTGCATCGACATCCTCACGCAGGTCTCGGCCATGACGAAGGCACTGGAGTCGGTCGCGCTCGGCCTGCTGGAGGAGCACCTGGCCCACTGCGTCGTCGAGGCGGCCCGTCAGGGCGGCGCCGAGGCCGACGCGAAGGTCAAGGAGGCCTCCGACGCCATCGCCCGGCTCGTCCGGTCCTGA
- a CDS encoding heavy-metal-associated domain-containing protein, whose protein sequence is MTTSTYTVVGMTCDHCAGSVREELGRLDGVSQVDVDLATGNVDVTSATPLGADDVKAAVEEAGYQLAGS, encoded by the coding sequence ATGACCACTTCTACCTACACCGTCGTCGGCATGACCTGTGACCACTGCGCCGGGTCGGTCCGCGAAGAGCTCGGCCGACTCGACGGCGTCAGCCAGGTCGACGTCGACCTCGCCACCGGCAACGTCGACGTCACCAGCGCGACGCCGCTCGGCGCCGACGACGTCAAGGCCGCGGTAGAAGAGGCCGGCTATCAGCTCGCCGGGTCCTGA
- a CDS encoding heavy metal translocating P-type ATPase, with translation MSTVDLDIGGMTCASCAMRVEKKLNKLEGVTATVNYATEKARVSYDGDIATAELIEAVESAGYTARLPQPESSAAEVAEADPVRPLRDRLILSAVLSVPVIVLAMVPAWQFDYWQWLSLTLAAPVVLGAGLPFHKAAWTNLRHGTATMDTLISMGTLAALSWSVYALFWGTAGMPGMTHPFEFTISRGGGAGDIYLEVAAGVTTFILAGRYFEARSKRRAGAALRALLELGAKEVSVLRDGVEQRIPAADLAVGDLFVVRPGEKIATDGVVTEGASAVDRSMLTGESVPVEVGAGDEVAGATVNAHGRLVVRATRVGADTQLAQLAKLVEDAQNGKAEVQRLADRVSGIFVPIVIGLAVATLGFWLGTGGGAAAAFAAGVAVLIIACPCALGLATPTALLVGTGRGAQLGIIIKGPQVLESTRRVDTVVLDKTGTVTTGTMTLVDVVPADDESADELLRLAGALEDASEHPIAKAIADGARSKAGALPAVEDFRNIEGLGVQGVVDGHGVLAGRPRLLAEWSVHLPPSLEVAMERAEAAGRTAVAVAWDGAARGVLVVADAVKPTSADAIARLRGLGLTPILLTGDNEATARTVAREVGIDEVVAEVLPADKVDVVKRLQSEGKVVAMVGDGVNDAAALAQADLGLAMGTGTDVAIEASDLTLVRGDLNAAADAIRLARRTLTTIKGNLFWAFGYNVAALPLAAAGLLNPMLAGAAMAFSSVFVVSNSLRLRRFKAAA, from the coding sequence ATGAGCACCGTCGACCTCGACATCGGTGGCATGACCTGCGCCTCGTGCGCCATGCGGGTCGAGAAGAAGCTGAACAAGCTCGAGGGCGTCACGGCCACCGTCAACTACGCGACGGAGAAGGCGCGGGTCAGCTACGACGGCGACATCGCCACCGCGGAGCTGATCGAGGCCGTCGAGTCCGCGGGGTACACCGCGCGGCTTCCGCAGCCCGAGTCGTCCGCCGCCGAGGTGGCGGAGGCCGACCCGGTGCGTCCGCTGCGCGACCGGCTGATCCTGTCCGCCGTGCTCAGCGTGCCGGTCATCGTGCTGGCCATGGTGCCGGCCTGGCAGTTCGACTACTGGCAGTGGCTGTCGCTGACGCTGGCCGCTCCGGTCGTGCTCGGCGCCGGGCTGCCGTTCCACAAGGCGGCCTGGACCAACCTGCGGCACGGCACCGCCACCATGGACACCCTCATCTCCATGGGCACGCTGGCCGCGCTGAGCTGGTCGGTGTACGCGCTGTTCTGGGGCACGGCCGGCATGCCCGGCATGACGCACCCGTTCGAGTTCACCATCTCGCGCGGTGGCGGCGCCGGTGACATCTACCTCGAGGTCGCGGCCGGTGTCACCACGTTCATCCTGGCCGGGCGGTACTTCGAGGCCCGGTCGAAGCGGCGGGCCGGTGCGGCGCTGCGGGCGCTGCTCGAGCTGGGCGCCAAGGAGGTCTCCGTCCTGCGCGACGGCGTCGAGCAGCGCATTCCGGCGGCGGACCTCGCCGTCGGCGACCTGTTCGTGGTCCGGCCGGGGGAGAAGATCGCCACCGACGGCGTCGTCACCGAGGGCGCGTCGGCCGTCGACCGGTCGATGCTCACCGGCGAGTCCGTCCCGGTCGAGGTCGGTGCGGGCGACGAGGTCGCCGGCGCCACCGTCAACGCGCACGGCCGGCTGGTCGTGCGGGCCACCCGGGTCGGCGCCGACACCCAGCTCGCGCAGCTGGCCAAGCTGGTCGAGGACGCACAGAACGGCAAGGCCGAGGTCCAGCGCCTGGCCGACCGCGTCTCCGGCATCTTCGTGCCGATCGTCATCGGGCTGGCCGTCGCGACGCTGGGCTTCTGGCTCGGCACCGGCGGCGGGGCCGCGGCGGCGTTCGCGGCCGGGGTGGCCGTGCTCATCATCGCCTGCCCGTGCGCGCTGGGCCTGGCCACGCCGACGGCGCTGCTGGTCGGCACCGGCCGCGGGGCGCAGTTGGGCATCATCATCAAGGGCCCGCAGGTGCTGGAGTCGACCCGCCGCGTCGACACCGTCGTGCTCGACAAGACCGGCACGGTCACCACCGGCACCATGACGCTGGTCGACGTCGTGCCCGCCGACGACGAGTCCGCCGACGAGCTGCTGCGGCTGGCCGGCGCCCTGGAGGACGCGTCGGAGCACCCCATCGCCAAGGCCATCGCCGACGGCGCCCGCTCGAAGGCCGGCGCGCTGCCGGCCGTCGAGGACTTCCGCAACATCGAGGGCCTCGGCGTCCAGGGTGTCGTCGACGGGCACGGGGTGCTGGCCGGGCGGCCGCGGCTGCTCGCCGAGTGGTCCGTCCACCTGCCGCCGTCGCTGGAGGTGGCGATGGAGCGGGCCGAGGCCGCGGGCCGCACCGCCGTGGCCGTCGCGTGGGATGGCGCCGCCCGCGGCGTGCTGGTGGTCGCCGACGCCGTCAAGCCGACGTCCGCCGACGCGATCGCCCGGCTGCGCGGCCTGGGGCTGACCCCGATCCTGCTGACCGGCGACAACGAGGCGACCGCCCGCACGGTGGCCCGTGAGGTCGGCATCGACGAGGTGGTCGCGGAGGTGCTGCCGGCCGACAAGGTCGACGTGGTGAAGCGGCTGCAGAGCGAGGGCAAGGTCGTCGCGATGGTCGGCGACGGTGTCAACGACGCCGCCGCGCTGGCCCAGGCCGACCTCGGCCTGGCGATGGGCACCGGCACCGACGTCGCCATCGAGGCGTCCGACCTCACGCTGGTCCGCGGCGACCTCAACGCGGCGGCCGACGCCATCCGGCTGGCCCGGCGCACGCTCACGACCATCAAGGGGAACCTGTTCTGGGCCTTCGGCTACAACGTCGCGGCGCTGCCGCTGGCCGCGGCCGGACTGCTCAACCCGATGCTGGCGGGCGCGGCCATGGCGTTCTCGTCGGTGTTCGTGGTGTCGAACAGCCTGCGGCTGCGCCGGTTCAAGGCAGCGGCCTGA
- a CDS encoding helix-turn-helix domain-containing protein codes for MTPVEPPDDDEPLARLEPSTLPGLVRRVRRLADLSQRELAARIGVSHSTVSRLEAGRLVPSIATLLRIVDVAELMLVVTNADGKVIAPMRVWDETRDGGEKMFPAHLDLVLDPVADDWWASSYGLAKPPETYHRNRVWRDAKRRRSTWEVRVKQFRHDPPPPKV; via the coding sequence ATGACGCCGGTCGAACCCCCCGACGATGACGAGCCGCTGGCGCGGCTCGAGCCGTCAACGCTGCCTGGGCTCGTCAGGCGGGTGCGGCGCCTCGCCGACCTGAGCCAACGCGAGCTGGCGGCCCGTATCGGCGTGTCGCATTCGACCGTCTCACGACTGGAGGCAGGACGCCTCGTGCCGAGCATCGCCACCCTGCTCCGTATCGTCGACGTGGCCGAACTGATGCTCGTCGTGACGAACGCAGATGGCAAGGTCATCGCGCCCATGCGCGTCTGGGACGAGACACGCGACGGCGGCGAGAAGATGTTCCCAGCGCACCTGGACCTGGTTCTGGATCCAGTCGCCGACGACTGGTGGGCGAGCAGCTACGGCCTCGCGAAGCCGCCGGAGACCTACCACCGCAACCGGGTGTGGCGCGACGCGAAGCGTCGGCGCAGTACGTGGGAGGTGCGGGTCAAGCAGTTCCGGCACGATCCTCCGCCGCCCAAGGTGTGA
- a CDS encoding PadR family transcriptional regulator has translation MDTSQLLKGVLDLAVLAVLREDDGYGYDVVRRLRAAGLTEVGDASVYGTLRRLYHAGALTTYVVPSEEGPHRKYYSLNGTGRDLLRRSAKTWREFAGVLTELVDHATKEAA, from the coding sequence ATGGACACCAGTCAGCTCCTCAAGGGTGTGCTCGACCTCGCCGTGCTCGCCGTCCTGCGCGAGGACGACGGCTACGGCTATGACGTCGTGCGGCGGCTGCGTGCCGCCGGGCTGACCGAGGTCGGCGACGCCTCGGTGTACGGGACGCTCCGGCGGCTGTACCACGCCGGCGCGCTGACCACGTACGTCGTGCCTTCCGAGGAGGGCCCGCACCGCAAGTACTACAGCCTCAACGGCACCGGCCGCGACCTGCTGCGACGCTCGGCCAAGACGTGGCGCGAGTTCGCCGGGGTGCTGACGGAGCTGGTCGACCACGCCACCAAGGAGGCAGCGTGA
- a CDS encoding HAAS signaling domain-containing protein, with protein MSTTRATAHPAVATYVAAVRDELGDLPADELAEIAEDVRDHLDHVAAEYGDDVTIGVLIDRLGAPAAYAAELRAAAGLPQPEPEPSVERTGFIRRLVRFMVAFFGWTAVGLAAVAFVDTVFGLSGSPATFAVPALVSAVLAVAGALLLVIGRVDAVAELRRLPTAPLLAQVEEWVRSMPWGRPAIELVTSLRPAWWLARAVALGMITALVLGSVPFGIAVFLVAAVASVWLGRRAAARQIRGPRLVAVQAVNAALAIGGLVVAGVALDAATSDRVQYVDGGYDYPGPGFYDQNGAQITNIFPYGADGALLENVRLYDGDGNPIDLGWREDCYDGAYDEQSFTAANPWGDHVFPRLTVGVTPDGRCEQAVLDAPFGPQLPGTVTVPPPSDPDALK; from the coding sequence GTGAGCACCACCCGGGCCACCGCCCACCCGGCCGTCGCGACGTACGTCGCCGCGGTCCGCGACGAGCTCGGCGACCTGCCGGCGGACGAGCTCGCGGAGATCGCCGAGGACGTCCGCGACCACCTCGACCACGTCGCGGCCGAGTACGGCGACGACGTCACCATCGGCGTGCTGATCGACCGCCTGGGCGCGCCGGCGGCGTACGCGGCCGAGCTGCGCGCCGCGGCCGGGCTGCCGCAGCCCGAGCCGGAGCCGAGCGTCGAGCGGACCGGTTTCATCCGGCGGCTGGTCCGGTTCATGGTCGCGTTCTTCGGCTGGACCGCGGTCGGGCTGGCCGCGGTCGCGTTCGTCGACACCGTGTTCGGGCTCAGCGGTTCACCCGCGACGTTCGCGGTGCCGGCGCTGGTCTCCGCCGTGCTCGCTGTCGCGGGGGCGTTGCTGCTGGTCATCGGCCGTGTGGACGCCGTCGCCGAGCTGCGGAGGCTGCCGACGGCGCCGCTGCTGGCGCAGGTCGAGGAGTGGGTGCGCAGCATGCCGTGGGGCCGGCCGGCGATCGAGCTGGTGACGTCGCTGCGCCCGGCCTGGTGGCTGGCGCGGGCCGTCGCGCTCGGCATGATCACCGCGCTCGTGCTGGGCAGCGTCCCGTTCGGCATCGCGGTGTTCCTGGTGGCGGCGGTCGCGTCGGTGTGGCTGGGCCGGCGGGCCGCGGCCCGGCAGATCCGCGGGCCGCGGCTGGTCGCGGTGCAGGCGGTCAACGCCGCGCTGGCGATCGGCGGCCTGGTGGTAGCCGGGGTGGCGCTCGACGCCGCCACCAGCGACCGGGTGCAGTACGTGGACGGCGGCTACGACTACCCGGGCCCGGGCTTCTACGACCAGAACGGCGCGCAGATCACCAACATCTTCCCGTACGGCGCCGACGGCGCCCTGCTGGAGAACGTCCGGCTCTACGACGGCGACGGCAACCCGATCGACCTCGGCTGGCGGGAGGACTGCTACGACGGCGCCTACGACGAGCAGTCGTTCACGGCCGCCAACCCGTGGGGCGACCACGTCTTCCCGCGGCTGACGGTCGGGGTGACGCCAGACGGCCGGTGCGAGCAGGCGGTCCTGGACGCGCCGTTCGGGCCGCAGCTGCCGGGCACGGTGACGGTGCCGCCGCCGTCGGATCCCGACGCGCTGAAGTGA
- a CDS encoding aldehyde dehydrogenase family protein has translation MAERLAVKKTYKLYVGGKFPRSESGRSYEVTDAKGRFLANAAWASRKDARDAVVAARKAVPGWSGATAYNRGQVLYRVAEVMEGRHTQFVDEVAAGEGVARAKAVSLVDEAIDRWVWYAGWADKIAQVVGSSNPVAGPYFDFSVPEPTGVVAVLAPQRSSLLGLVSVLAPVVVGGNTAVLLASADRPLPAITLSEVLATSDVPGGVVNVLTGALADTAPVLAAHMDVNAVDLAGAAGDAERASALELAAADNLKRVVRAPQAEPDWIAEPGLERITAYLETKTVWHPVGV, from the coding sequence ATGGCCGAGCGGCTGGCTGTGAAGAAGACCTACAAGCTGTACGTCGGCGGCAAGTTCCCCCGCTCCGAGTCCGGCCGGTCCTACGAGGTCACCGACGCCAAGGGCCGGTTCCTCGCCAACGCGGCCTGGGCGTCGCGCAAGGACGCCCGCGACGCCGTCGTCGCCGCCCGCAAGGCGGTGCCCGGCTGGTCCGGCGCCACGGCCTACAACCGCGGCCAGGTGCTGTACCGCGTCGCCGAGGTCATGGAGGGCCGGCACACCCAGTTCGTCGACGAGGTCGCCGCCGGCGAGGGCGTGGCCCGCGCGAAGGCCGTGTCGCTGGTCGACGAGGCCATCGACCGCTGGGTCTGGTACGCCGGGTGGGCCGACAAGATCGCCCAGGTGGTCGGGTCGAGCAACCCGGTCGCCGGCCCGTACTTCGACTTCTCCGTGCCCGAGCCCACCGGCGTGGTCGCCGTGCTGGCGCCGCAGCGCTCGTCGCTGCTAGGCCTGGTCTCGGTGCTGGCGCCGGTCGTCGTCGGTGGCAACACCGCGGTGCTTCTCGCCTCGGCCGACAGGCCGCTGCCGGCCATCACGCTGTCCGAGGTGCTGGCGACGTCCGACGTCCCGGGCGGCGTCGTGAACGTCCTCACCGGCGCCCTCGCCGACACCGCGCCCGTCCTGGCCGCGCACATGGACGTCAACGCCGTCGACCTCGCCGGCGCCGCGGGCGACGCCGAACGGGCGAGCGCGCTCGAGCTGGCCGCGGCCGACAACCTCAAGCGGGTGGTGCGCGCGCCGCAGGCCGAGCCCGACTGGATCGCCGAGCCCGGCCTCGAGCGCATCACCGCCTACCTCGAGACGAAGACCGTCTGGCACCCGGTCGGCGTCTGA
- a CDS encoding aldehyde dehydrogenase family protein — MTKFEYAPAPESQAIVDIRSSYGLFVNGEFAEPVDGSTFKSVNPATEEVLAEIASAGAADVDKAVQAARRAYERTWSKLSGRDRGKYLFRIARIIQERARELAVLESIDNGKPIRESRDVDIPLVAAHFFYYAGWADKLAWAGAGPDPKPYGVAAQVIPWNFPLLMLSWKIAPALAAGNTVVLKPAETTPLTALLFAEICQQADLPPGVVNILTGAGDTGRALVEHPGVDKVAFTGSTEVGKQIARSVAGTTKKATLELGGKAANIVFDDAPIDQAVEGIVNGIFFNQGHVCCAGSRLLVQESVYDDVLGRLKRRLGTLRVGDPLDKNTDIGAINSAEQLARIRELSEVGEAEGAQRWSPECELPERGFWFPPTLFTGVTQAHRIAREEIFGPVLSVLTFRTPAEAVEKANNTPFGLSAGVWTEKGSRILSMAQQLRAGVVWANTFNRFDPTSPFGGYKESGYGREGGRHGLLAYLKGEH; from the coding sequence ATGACGAAGTTCGAGTACGCGCCAGCGCCGGAGTCGCAGGCCATCGTCGACATCCGCAGCTCGTACGGGCTGTTCGTGAACGGCGAGTTCGCCGAGCCCGTCGACGGCTCGACGTTCAAGTCGGTCAACCCGGCCACCGAGGAGGTGCTGGCCGAGATCGCCTCGGCCGGCGCCGCGGACGTCGACAAGGCGGTCCAGGCGGCCCGCCGTGCCTACGAGCGCACGTGGTCGAAGCTGTCGGGACGCGACCGCGGCAAGTACCTGTTCCGCATCGCCCGCATCATCCAGGAGCGCGCCCGCGAACTGGCCGTCCTCGAGTCCATCGACAACGGCAAGCCGATCCGCGAGTCCCGCGACGTCGACATCCCGCTGGTCGCGGCGCACTTCTTCTACTACGCCGGCTGGGCCGACAAGCTGGCGTGGGCCGGCGCCGGTCCCGACCCGAAGCCGTACGGCGTCGCCGCCCAGGTCATCCCGTGGAACTTCCCGCTGCTCATGCTGTCGTGGAAGATCGCGCCCGCGCTGGCCGCCGGCAACACCGTCGTGCTCAAGCCGGCCGAGACCACCCCGCTGACGGCGCTGCTGTTCGCCGAGATCTGCCAGCAGGCCGACCTCCCGCCGGGCGTCGTCAACATCCTCACCGGCGCCGGCGACACCGGCCGCGCGCTGGTCGAGCACCCCGGCGTCGACAAGGTCGCGTTCACCGGGTCCACCGAGGTCGGCAAGCAGATCGCCCGCAGTGTCGCCGGCACCACCAAGAAGGCGACGCTCGAGCTCGGCGGCAAGGCCGCGAACATCGTGTTCGACGACGCGCCCATCGACCAGGCGGTCGAGGGCATCGTCAACGGCATCTTCTTCAACCAGGGGCACGTGTGCTGCGCGGGCTCGCGGCTGCTGGTGCAGGAGTCGGTCTACGACGACGTCCTGGGCCGGCTGAAGCGGCGGCTCGGCACGCTGCGCGTCGGCGACCCGCTCGACAAGAACACCGACATCGGCGCCATCAACTCCGCCGAGCAGCTGGCCCGCATCCGCGAGCTGTCCGAGGTCGGCGAGGCCGAAGGGGCCCAGCGCTGGTCGCCCGAGTGCGAGCTGCCCGAGCGCGGCTTCTGGTTCCCGCCGACGCTGTTCACCGGCGTCACGCAGGCGCACCGCATCGCCCGCGAGGAGATCTTCGGCCCGGTCCTGTCGGTGCTGACGTTCCGCACCCCGGCCGAGGCGGTCGAGAAGGCCAACAACACGCCGTTCGGGCTGTCCGCGGGTGTGTGGACGGAGAAGGGCTCGCGCATCCTGTCCATGGCGCAGCAGCTGCGGGCCGGCGTCGTGTGGGCCAACACGTTCAACCGGTTCGACCCCACGTCGCCGTTCGGCGGCTACAAGGAGTCGGGCTACGGCCGCGAGGGCGGCCGGCACGGTCTCCTGGCATACCTGAAGGGCGAGCACTGA
- a CDS encoding adenylate/guanylate cyclase domain-containing protein, translating to MSHRGRRPPALRRLAALGADRSAGEDDRLRRSTLVLSTGLVCALTPFWIVTYLLLGLPVAALIPLAYLVVSLGSLAWFARTRRFATFRATQLAMMLVLPFALQWSLGGFAASGAVSLWALSAALGALLFMGSGEAIPWFAAYLTLLVVSVLVEPLLEPAGIPGGVLVAFFAGNLAGPSLVAYLLLQYFVRGRDREHVRSERLLLNVLPAPVAARLKRRDAIIADRHEATVLFADIVDFTPLSAALPPEEVVRLLDGVFSAFDRLADEHGLEKIKTIGDAYMVAGGVPVPREDHCAAVADMALAMLRECERRGAGPDGLRFRIGMDTGPVVAGVIGRRKFIYDLWGDTVNTASRMESHGVPGAIQVSARVHERLRERYLFRSRGTIDVKGKGPMPTWLLLGPDR from the coding sequence ATGAGCCATCGGGGGCGACGGCCGCCGGCGCTGCGGCGACTGGCGGCGCTCGGAGCGGACCGGTCGGCCGGTGAGGACGACCGGCTGCGGCGCTCCACGCTGGTGCTGTCGACCGGACTGGTGTGCGCGCTGACGCCGTTCTGGATCGTCACCTACCTCCTGCTCGGGCTGCCGGTGGCGGCGCTGATCCCGCTGGCCTATCTCGTGGTGTCGCTCGGTTCGCTGGCGTGGTTCGCGCGGACCCGGCGGTTCGCCACGTTCCGGGCGACGCAGCTGGCGATGATGCTCGTCCTGCCCTTCGCCCTGCAGTGGTCGCTGGGCGGGTTCGCCGCGTCGGGTGCGGTGTCGCTGTGGGCGCTGTCGGCCGCGCTCGGCGCGCTGCTGTTCATGGGCTCGGGCGAGGCGATCCCCTGGTTCGCCGCCTACCTCACGCTCCTGGTGGTCTCGGTGCTGGTGGAGCCGCTGCTGGAACCCGCCGGCATCCCCGGCGGCGTGCTCGTCGCGTTCTTCGCCGGCAACCTCGCCGGGCCGTCCCTGGTCGCGTACCTGCTGCTGCAGTACTTCGTCCGCGGCCGCGATCGCGAGCACGTCCGCTCGGAGCGGCTGCTGCTGAACGTGCTGCCCGCCCCGGTCGCCGCGCGGCTCAAGCGGCGCGACGCGATCATCGCCGACCGTCACGAGGCCACGGTCCTGTTCGCCGACATCGTCGACTTCACGCCGCTGTCGGCGGCGCTGCCACCGGAGGAGGTGGTGCGGCTCCTCGACGGCGTCTTCAGCGCCTTCGACCGGCTGGCCGACGAGCACGGGCTGGAGAAGATCAAGACGATCGGCGACGCCTACATGGTGGCCGGCGGCGTCCCGGTGCCGCGTGAGGACCATTGTGCGGCCGTCGCGGACATGGCGCTCGCGATGCTGCGGGAGTGCGAGCGCCGTGGTGCCGGCCCGGACGGCCTGCGGTTCCGGATCGGCATGGACACCGGGCCGGTGGTGGCCGGTGTGATCGGCCGGCGCAAGTTCATCTACGACCTGTGGGGCGACACCGTCAACACCGCCAGCCGCATGGAGAGCCACGGCGTGCCGGGCGCGATCCAGGTCTCGGCCCGGGTGCACGAGCGGCTGCGGGAGCGCTATCTCTTCCGGTCGCGCGGGACCATCGACGTCAAGGGCAAGGGCCCGATGCCGACGTGGCTGCTGCTGGGCCCCGACCGCTGA